One genomic segment of Naumovozyma castellii chromosome 7, complete genome includes these proteins:
- the TOP2 gene encoding DNA topoisomerase 2 (ancestral locus Anc_2.201) has translation MTVAVKSASERYQKISQLEHILKRPDTYIGSVELQEQEQWIYDEETDCMVEKHVKMVPGLFKIFDEIIVNAADNKVRDPTMKKIEVTIKPEENLIEVKNDGKGIPIEIHQKEKIYIPELIFGHLLTSSNYDDNEKKVTGGRNGYGAKLCNIFSTEFVLETADPKLGSKYVQKWEKNMSVCHPPKITSYKKGPSYTKVSFKPDLSRFNMTSLDNDILGVMRRRVYDINGSVRDISVYLNGKSLKIRNFKNYVELYMKSLEKKKKLDAGEDASDQSNVPTILYERVNASWEIAFAVSDISFQQISFVNSIATTSGGTHVNYISDQIVRKVQDLIKKKRKKTIKPFQIKNNMFIFINCLIENPAFTSQTKEQLTTRVKDFGSKCEVSPEYINKIMKTDFATKISEIADENEANTLKKSDGTRKTRITEYPKLEDANKAGTKDGYKCTLILTEGDSALSLAVAGLAVVGRDLYGCYPLRGKMLNVREASADQILKNAEIQAIKKIMGLQHRKKYEDTKSLRYGHLMIMTDQDHDGSHIKGLIINFLESSFPGLLDIPGFLVEFITPIIKVTITKPRRSVIAFYNMPDYEKWREEESNNYTWKQKYYKGLGTSLAQEIREYFRDLDKHLKTFHSLQGNDKDLIDLAFSKKKADDRKEWLRQYEPGTVLDSSLNEIPISDFINKELILFSLADNIRSIPNVLDGFKPGQRKVLFGCFKRNLRSEIKVAQLAPNVAEATSYHHGEQSLALTIIGMAQNFVGANNINLLKPNGAFGTRATGGKDAAAPRYIFTELSKITRKIFHPSDDALYKYVQDDEATVEPEWYLPVIPMILVNGCEGIGTGWSTNVPPFNPLDIVKNIRHLMNGEELEDMQPWFKGWNGSIEAIDPQRYRMYGRIEQIGPNTLEITELPARTWTSTIKEYLLLGLSGNEKNKAWIKDMEEHHGDTIKFIITLTPEEMEKTKKIGFYERFKLTSPISLMNMVAFDARGKIKKYETVFEILNDFYYVRLEYYQKRKDYMSERLQWEVEKLSYQVKFIKMIIDRALTVTNKPRKDIIKELEELGFPRINKEGKPHYGSISSKIEELVDEGEGEDESENQTDEAIINGPEEVYGTFEYLLGMRIWSLTRERYQKLLNQKQERETELEDLLKLSASDLWNNDLEEFMKAYDEFLIIDEESRNGNESGASSKTKAKRKRKSAADDDDDYGKSKKKPKATKKSLNKLKLETANFERVLLEPKVAVKVKRPTKIKSETASKEVTPTIKAQESETNSSLSKNSSTIFDKLPKQETEDTLSTFSNRFKELTKNFGETPKESVQSQKIPLQKTAVKPKKEPVKRKIPEIVELSDDEDEVENRNSGKMFLEDSDSDLEDDDDAPVQLNRSRTRRRAAPKKSYVQKIELSDDEESFIDDNETDGSEEYVE, from the coding sequence atgacTGTGGCTGTTAAAAGTGCTTCTGAGAGGTATCAGAAAATATCACAGTTAGAGCATATCCTGAAGAGACCAGATACATATATTGGATCAGTTGAActacaagaacaagagcAATGGATTtatgatgaagaaacaGATTGCATGGTGGAAAAGCATGTAAAAATGGTCCCTGGTctatttaaaatattcgatgaaattattgttaaTGCTGCGGATAATAAGGTTCGTGATCCaacaatgaagaagattgaagTCACCATTAAGCCAGAGGAAAATCTAATCGAAGTCAAAAATGATGGTAAGGGTATCCCCATtgaaattcatcaaaagGAGAAAATTTATATTcctgaattaatttttggTCATCTATTAACCTCCTCCAACTACGATGATAATGAGAAAAAGGTTACTGGTGGCAGAAATGGGTATGGTGCCAAATTGTGTAATATCTTTTCTACAGAATTTGTATTGGAGACTGCTGATCCTAAGTTGGGTAGCAAGTATGTCCAAAAGTGGGAAAAAAACATGAGTGTCTGTCACCCTCCAAAAATTACGTCCTACAAAAAAGGTCCCTCCTATACCAAAGTATCATTCAAACCAGATTTGTCCAGATTTAATATGACCTCTTTGGATAATGATATTCTGGGTGTCATGCGTCGTCGTGTCTATGATATAAACGGGTCAGTTCGCGATATAAGCGTATACTTAAATGGGAAATCACTGAAGAttagaaatttcaagaattatGTGGAATTATACATGAAATCCttagaaaaaaagaagaaattggacGCCGGTGAAGATGCTTCCGATCAATCTAATGTTCCAACCATATTATATGAAAGAGTTAACGCTTCATGGGAGATTGCCTTTGCTGTCTCagatatttcatttcaacaaatttcatttgtaAACTCTATTGCAACAACTTCAGGTGGTACTCATGTTAATTATATTTCAGATCAGATTGTACGTAAGGTACAAGATTtaattaagaaaaaaagaaaaaagacAATTAAGCCTTTCCAAATCAAGAATAATATgtttatctttattaacTGTTTAATTGAGAACCCTGCGTTTACGTCGCAAACAAAGGAGCAGCTGACTACCAGGGTGAAAGATTTCGGCTCCAAATGTGAAGTTTCACctgaatatattaataaaatcatGAAGACTGATTTTGCAACTAAAATTTCTGAAATTGCCGACGAGAATGAAGCCAATACTCTTAAAAAATCAGACGGTACAAGGAAGACAAGAATAACTGAATATCCAAAATTAGAAGATGCTAATAAGGCTGGTACCAAAGATGGGTATAAATGTACGTTGATCTTGACAGAAGGTGATTCTGCTTTATCATTGGCCGTTGCAGGGCTTGCTGTTGTTGGTAGAGATTTATATGGTTGTTACCCACTGCGTGGTAAAATGTTAAACGTGAGAGAAGCCAGTGCTGATCAAATCTTAAAGAACGCCGAGATTCAAGctataaagaaaattatgGGTTTACAGCatagaaagaaatatgaaGACACAAAATCATTGAGGTATGGCCATTTAATGATTATGACAGATCAAGATCATGATGGTTCTCATATTAAAGGTTTGATTATTAATTTCCTGGAAAGTTCTTTCCCAGGGCTTCTAGATATTCCTGGATTTTTAGTTGAATTTATAACCCCGATTATTAAGGTGACGATTACAAAACCAAGACGTTCTGTCATTGCATTTTATAACATGCCAGACTACGAAAAATGGAGAGAAGAGGAATCGAATAATTATACATGGAAgcaaaaatattataagGGGTTAGGTACCTCCTTGGCGCAAGAAATTCGTGAATATTTTAGAGATTTGGATAAACATTTAAAGACTTTTCACTCATTGCAAGGCAACGATAAAGATTTGATTGATCTTGCGTTTTCCAAAAAGAAAGCCGATGACCGTAAAGAATGGCTTAGACAATATGAACCTGGTACCGTCTTAGATTCCTCACTGAACGAAATCCCCATCAGCGATTTTATCAACAAAGAATTGATTCTGTTTTCCTTAGCCGATAATATAAGATCCATTCCTAATGTTCTTGATGGGTTTAAACCAGGGCAGAGAAAAGTTCTGTTTGGTTGTTTCAAGCGTAACTTAAGATCAGAAATTAAAGTGGCTCAATTGGCGCCAAATGTTGCTGAGGCAACTTCATATCACCATGGTGAACAATCTCTGGCCCTAACCATTATTGGTATGGCACAGAATTTTGTAGGTGCAAATAATATAAACTTATTGAAACCCAATGGTGCTTTCGGTACTAGGGCCACTGGTGGTAAGGATGCTGCTGCCCCAAGATATATCTTTACAGAATTGAGTAaaataacaagaaaaatctTTCATCCATCTGACGATGCTTTATACAAGTATGTTCAAGATGACGAGGCTACTGTAGAACCTGAATGGTATCTTCCTGTTATACCTATGATATTAGTCAATGGGTGTGAAGGTATTGGTACTGGTTGGAGTACAAATGTGCCTCCGTTTAATCCATTAGATATTGTCAAGAATATAAGACATTTGATGAATGGCGAAGAACTTGAAGATATGCAGCCGTGGTTCAAAGGGTGGAACGGTTCCATTGAAGCTATTGATCCACAACGTTATAGAATGTACGGTAGAATTGAACAAATCGGTCCAAACACATTGGAGATTACGGAATTACCAGCAAGAACGTGGACTTCCActattaaagaatatttattgttgGGTTTGAGTGGTAATGAGAAGAACAAAGCATGGATAAAGGACATGGAAGAGCATCATGGTGATACtatcaaatttattattacgTTAACACCTGAAGAAATGGAGAAGACTAAAAAAATTGGGTTTTATGAACGTTTCAAACTAACTTCTCCAATTAGTTTAATGAACATGGTTGCCTTTGATGCTCGTGGTAAAATTAAGAAGTACGAGACTGtgtttgaaatattgaatgaCTTCTACTATGTTAGGTtagaatattatcaaaaaagaaaagactACATGAGTGAGAGATTGCAATGGGAAGTTGAAAAACTGTCATATCAGGtcaaatttattaagaTGATTATTGATCGAGCTTTAACAGTTACAAATAAACCACGTAAAGACATAATTAAGGAACTAGAAGAATTGGGTTTCCCAAGAATCAATAAAGAAGGAAAGCCACATTATGGTTCCATTAGCAgcaaaattgaagaattggttGACGAAGGAGAAGGAGAGgatgaaagtgaaaatCAAACTGATGAGGCCATTATTAATGGACCTGAAGAAGTTTACGGGACATTTGAATATCTATTAGGTATGCGAATTTGGTCGTTGACAAGAGAAAGGTACCAAAAATTACTGaatcaaaaacaagagAGAGAAACCGAATTAGAagatcttttgaaattatcaGCTTCTGATTTATGGAATAATGACTTGGAAGAGTTTATGAAAGCCTACGATGAGTTCCTTATAATTGATGAGGAAAGTCGTAATGGGAACGAATCCGGTGCAAGTTCTAAAACTAAAGCTAAACGCAAGAGGAAATCCGCTGCcgacgatgacgatgattATGGCAAGAGTaagaagaaaccaaagGCGACTAAAAAGTCTTTAAATAAACTGAAGTTAGAAACGGCAAATTTTGAGAGAGTACTACTTGAGCCCAAGGTGGCTGTAAAGGTAAAAAGACCAACCAAAATTAAGTCTGAGACGGCATCAAAGGAAGTCACACCAACTATTAAAGCACAAGAATCAGAAACCAACTCATCACTTTCTAAAAATTCTTCTACAATTTTCGACAAGCTTCCCAAGCAAGAGACAGAAGATACCCTAAGCACGTTTTCGAATAGATTTAAGGAATTGACTAAAAACTTTGGAGAAACTCCCAAAGAAAGTGTCCAAAGTCAGAAAATACCTCTACAAAAGACTGCTGTTAAACCAAAGAAAGAGCCAgtcaaaaggaaaatacCTGAGATCGTTGAATTgtctgatgatgaagatgaagtaGAAAATAGAAATTCCGGGAAAATGTTTCTCGAGGATTCGGACAGCGACCTTgaagacgatgatgatgcgCCAGTTCAACTGAATAGGTCGAGAACCAGGCGTAGGGCAGCACCTAAAAAATCTTATGTCCAAAAAATCGAACTATCAGATGACGAAGAGAGCTTCATTGATGACAATGAAACGGATGGCTCTGAAGAATACGTCGAGTGA
- the RHO2 gene encoding Rho family GTPase RHO2 (ancestral locus Anc_2.200): protein MSEKAVRRKLVIIGDGACGKTSLLYVFTLGKFPQEYHPTVFENYVTDCRVDGIKVSLTLWDTAGQEEYERLRPFSYSKADIILIGFAINDTESLDNARNKWTEEALRYCPEAPIILVGLKKDLRQKQDGVEMVKPEDAQQVARIIGAKKYVECSALTGEGVDDVFELATRTSLLVNKEPGQTCCTVS from the coding sequence ATGTCTGAAAAGGCCGTGAGAAGAAAACTAGTCATCATAGGAGATGGTGCATGTGGGAAAACATCTTTGTTATACGTCTTTACTCTCGGGAAGTTCCCGCAAGAGTATCATCCAACtgtatttgaaaattatgTCACAGATTGTAGGGTTGATGGCATTAAGGTTTCGCTTACATTGTGGGATACAGCCGGTCAGGAAGAATATGAACGCCTACGTCCATTCTCATACTCCAAGGCTGATATAATACTGATTGGGTTTGCCATAAATGACACAGAGTCCTTGGATAATGCCAGAAATAAATGGACAGAAGAGGCTCTGCGATATTGCCCTGAAGCCCCTATTATACTAGTCGGTTTGAAAAAAGATTTGAGGCAGAAACAGGATGGTGTGGAGATGGTAAAACCTGAAGATGCCCAACAGGTGGCAAGAATCATTGGTGCTAAGAAATATGTAGAGTGTAGTGCTCTTACGGGAGAAGGTGTGGATGATGTCTTTGAGTTGGCAACACGAACAAGTTTACTTGTCAACAAGGAACCAGGTCAAACCTGTTGTACCGTTAGTTGA
- the NST1 gene encoding Nst1p (ancestral locus Anc_2.199) — MPPTSKNKKRKSKAKQSQKKHHTQQPTLENAEIYKEGEDYPTSRVIKRAPNGDVIVESIQPSPEETDPSMKVSIANKQKQKQKQQSASLALTLDSHWESLSPQEKKAILRIEKEQVLQIIRNYQNDTSSTSSSNTSGGSGHSCNCSVCGRRHMAMDQEMERIYNVLYSLDKIKDPELNPVKFHLGIIKELQISKNSNNSNNPPTIKESQSHDTEHTDFDDDNQVMKTFLSSNPAQSPTNDKDLKEEVLHFKQLKQKQAMSQGHLATPAAAPVLKQEIDEQQLREKYLNFTKTFISSHPKIAKEYVSKMMSYPEMRSLTNDLMSHASSTAITNPRNFITALENFVMPPDSNNKDTDTNNPREFTTMLHNGKPLTAKEYSDLQRNIAERMTSSYDTKKKEFNEVSPLEKELFTRFMFGDDRAHFGELVMKSFKEKFNHEFGGNSVSASLAAAAAAAAAATSNPEHNEVEHETDLYEDESNHEVLSEYDYEDDEEEDDEEDDLASEDDALEMDHESFQQIHDIYEQKKIRNEIIGDHHGALTSNVHDEKKYPHDHSGEAIDMHHQHQHYANEHAYHEDVDEDLDVDEDEEDEDYDDDEDEDNDEEDEDEEYDSGIDEGERLEEGKKLIQIAITKLLQGRIMASYHEKQADVNRLKLLKELEDEKLRQKEREEKKQKKKEKEKEKKRQQQLAKEEEKKRKELEQERLRKESEQRELERREAQRKKVEEAKRKKDEEKKRKLEEQRRREEQQEQQRKVKEDLRRKREEEKKQKEEELKKLKDEKRQEQKRLQEEKRLREEKKLKEQQLQNKKAAESQKKTAKKTVKSLESKQLKTRTSQNPSPKESLPELPFSTAKKSVDDDIFAMINAATALNPSRSPSNLARFVQPNSSISHDISPMNQVQGSNQFVPQDENVQGYVQSTNSMTLPNGSYMHSTSENSALDDRFSLGSLTSALPGMPTHQLPGPPGIVPNAPFGMPSWNNFPNMQDSAVQQSFPSNNQPAVPSLGLPNNHTNQRKSLADELQSLTTMLSSAGLDDSNFSPPATFQQNSLWNDQHPTLRSNQIGSNTKASVGSMGLENGNPSSINMGTPSLTSATPLPTHRSSIWDTHDGNNTSNSGTLAMDHSHLLSSIPSLPNSSDSANYLSSNIWNNNSVPYDNNNNNMSLPRGAVYPVSTNANGPNMLETIYKNYVNIAAKDLTTQYLSVDTLYQSLLGVGLDYPSFINCLLNMRNSYGCEVLTTPAGLISHVKMIGPEQATRPETSLLNGILDNVNDSMSFQNTSSMLSLPTRTPHPEANAIPYNV; from the coding sequence ATGCCCCCTACTTccaaaaacaagaaaagaaaaagtaaAGCCAAACAAAGCCAGAAGAAGCATCATACGCAACAACCTACTCTGGAGAATGCTGAAATATACAAAGAAGGCGAGGATTATCCCACTTCAAGAGTCATTAAGAGAGCACCAAACGGTGACGTAATTGTGGAGTCTATCCAACCTTCCCCAGAAGAGACAGATCCCAGTATGAAAGTCTCCATTGCAAACAAACAGAAACAAAAGcaaaaacaacaatcaGCATCATTAGCTTTAACGCTGGATTCTCATTGGGAGTCTTTGTCGCCTCAGGAGAAAAAAGCTATTCTTAGAATAGAGAAGGAGCAGGTGTTacaaattattagaaactATCAAAATGATACTTCTTCCACCTCATCCAGTAATACTAGCGGCGGCAGTGGACATTCATGTAATTGCTCTGTGTGTGGAAGACGTCATATGGCCATGGATCAAGAAATGGAAAGGATTTATAACGTTTTATATTCACTCGATAAGATAAAAGATCCTGAATTGAATCCTGTTAAATTTCATCTTGGTATAATTAAAGAGTTACAGATATCTAAGAATAGTAATAATTCGAATAATCCCCCGACGATAAAAGAGTCTCAGAGTCATGATACAGAACACActgattttgatgatgataatcAAGTGATGAAgacttttctttcttccaATCCTGCACAATCACCAACAAATGAtaaagatttgaaagaagaggTGCTTCATTTCAAACAACTAAAACAGAAACAAGCGATGTCGCAAGGACATCTTGCAACTCCTGCAGCAGCTCCTGTTTTGAAGCAAGAGATAGATGAACAACAGTTACgagagaaatatttaaattttacaAAAACATTCATATCGTCTCATCCTAAAATTGCCAAGGAATATGTGTCTAAAATGATGTCATACCCAGAAATGCGATCATTGACTAACGATTTAATGTCTCACGCATCATCTACTGCAATTACCAATCCTCGTAACTTCATTACCGCATTAGAGAATTTTGTTATGCCACCTGATAGTAATAATAAGGATACAGATACAAATAATCCCAGGGAGTTCACGACTATGTTACATAACGGCAAACCGTTAACTGCCAAGGAATACTCCGATCTGCAAAGAAATATAGCTGAAAGAATGACTTCATCTTACGatacaaagaagaaagaatttaatgaagTTTCTCCTTTAGAGAAAGAGTTGTTTACTAGGTTTATGTTTGGTGATGATAGGGCTCATTTTGGTGAGTTAGTCATGAAAtccttcaaagaaaaattcaatcaTGAATTTGGTGGCAATTCTGTTAGTGCGTCTCTTGCCGCTGCAGCAGCGGCGGCGGCGGCTGCAACTTCTAATCCAGAACATAATGAAGTTGAGCATGAAACTGATCTTTATGAAGATGAATCCAATCATGAGGTGTTGTCAGAATATGATTATGAagatgacgaagaagaggatgacgaagaagatgatcTAGCCAGTGAAGATGATGCGTTAGAAATGGACCATGAAAGTTTCCAACAAATTCATGACATTTATgaacagaaaaaaattcGTAATGAGATAATTGGGGATCATCATGGTGCCCTAACTTCCAATGTACACGacgaaaaaaaatatccCCATGATCATTCAGGAGAGGCGATTGACATGCATCATCAACACCAGCATTATGCTAACGAACATGCATACCACGAAGAcgttgatgaagatttggacgtagatgaagatgaagaagatgaggactatgatgacgatgaggatgaggaCAATGAcgaagaggatgaagatgaagagtATGATAGTGGCATCGATGAAGGTGAACGTCTTGAAGAgggaaaaaaattaattcaaattgcTATTACTAAATTACTTCAGGGTAGAATCATGGCGTCATATCATGAGAAACAAGCTGATGTCAATAGATTAAAGttgttgaaagaattggaagatgagAAATTAAGACAAAAAGAGagagaagagaagaaacaaaaaaagaaagagaaggaaaaggagaagaagagacaacaacaattggctaaagaggaagagaagaagaggaaagaattagaaCAAGAAAGACTTCGAAAAGAATCTGAACAACGTGAACTAGAAAGGCGTGAAGctcaaagaaagaaggtTGAAGAGGCCAAAAGGAAGaaggatgaagaaaaaaaacGCAAACTTGAAGAGCAACGTCGTAGAGAAGAACAGCAGGAGCAACAGAGAAAGGTGAAAGAAGATCTTAGAAGAAAACGTGAAGAGGAGAAAAAAcagaaagaagaagagttgaagaaattgaaggatGAAAAAAGACAAGAGCAGAAAAGATTGCAGGAAGAGAAAAGATTGAGAGAAGAGAAAAAACTAAAGGAGCAACAATTGCAAAATAAAAAGGCTGCAGAATCTCAGAAGAAAACGGCAAAAAAAACTGTTAAAAGTCTTGAATCGAAGCAACTTAAAACTAGAACTTCTCAAAATCCATCTCCTAAAGAATCGTTGCCAGAATTGCCTTTCTCAACTGCAAAGAAAAGTGTTGACGATGACATATTTGCTATGATAAATGCAGCCACGGCATTAAACCCGTCACGTTCCCCATCGAACTTGGCCAGATTTGTTCAACCAAACTCATCAATCTCACATGATATTTCACCTATGAACCAAGTGCAAGGCTCTAACCAGTTCGTCCCCCAGGATGAAAATGTTCAAGGTTACGTACAGTCCACAAATTCTATGACGTTACCTAATGGATCATATATGCATTCAACTTCTGAGAATTCGGCTCTTGATGACAGATTTTCCTTGGGATCGTTGACTTCAGCATTACCGGGAATGCCTACACATCAGTTACCTGGTCCACCAGGCATTGTCCCAAATGCGCCGTTTGGAATGCCATCTTGGAATAACTTCCCGAATATGCAGGACTCGGCAGTGCAACAATCTTTCCCATCTAATAACCAACCGGCAGTCCCATCCCTCGGTCTTCCAAATAACCATACCAACCAAAGGAAATCATTGGCAGATGAATTACAATCTTTAACTACCATGCTATCTTCTGCGGGTTTAGAtgattccaatttttcGCCACCTGCAACATTTCAACAAAATTCGTTATGGAATGATCAACATCCCACATTGAGAAGTAACCAAATTGGTTCTAACACAAAGGCTTCAGTTGGGTCGATGGGGTTAGAAAATGGGAATCCGTCTTCAATTAACATGGGCACACCATCATTAACATCTGCTACTCCATTACCAACGCACAGAAGTTCGATCTGGGATACACATGACGGTAACAATACTTCAAACAGCGGTACTCTAGCAATGGATCACTCTCATTTATTATCTAGTATTCCAAGCCTTCCAAATAGTAGTGATTCTGCCAATTATCTGTCATCAAATATCTGGAACAATAATTCTGTTCCatatgataataataataataatatgagTCTACCTCGAGGAGCTGTTTATCCTGTATCGACCAATGCAAACGGTCCAAATATGTTAGAGACAATTTACAAGAACTACGTGAATATAGCTGCCAAGGACTTGACAACTCAATATCTTTCAGTTGACACTCTCTATCAAAGTCTGTTAGGAGTTGGACTGGATTATCCgtcatttattaattgcCTACTAAATATGAGGAACTCGTACGGTTGTGAAGTGCTAACAACCCCAGCAGGATTGATTAGCCATGTAAAGATGATAGGCCCTGAGCAAGCTACAAGACCCGAAACAAGTTTATTGAATGGTATTCTTGATAATGTGAACGATAGCATGTCCTTCCAGAATACCTCAAGTATGCTGAGTCTTCCAACCCGAACTCCACATCCAGAAGCCAATGCCATTCCATACAATGTATAA